The genome window GGGCCGGGAGAACAAGGCGTCGAACATCAGCAGCAGCGCGCCGACGGTGATCGCGGAATCCGCGACGTTGAAGGCGGGCCAGTGCCAGTCGCCCCAGTGGGCGTCGAGGAAGTCGACGACCGCGCCGTAACGCACGCGGTCGATCAGGTTGCCGACCGCGCCGCCGACGACGAGGCCGATCGCGGTGCGGGTGAGCGGGTGCTCGGCGGTTCGCAGCCACCACAGCAGCGCCGCGATCAGCACCGCCGCGAGGCCCGAGAGCAGCAGCGGCGCGTCGGCGTGCCCGGCGAACAGCGAGAAGCTGACGCCGCGGTTCATCGCCAGCACGAGGTTGAACACCGGCAGCACCTCGATCACCCGCGGCGGCTGCATCAGGTCGAGGATGGCTGCCTTGGTGATCTGGTCGAGGACCAGAATCGCGGCGGCGATGA of uncultured Alphaproteobacteria bacterium contains these proteins:
- the lspA gene encoding Lipoprotein signal peptidase; translation: MRRGLVIAAAILVLDQITKAAILDLMQPPRVIEVLPVFNLVLAMNRGVSFSLFAGHADAPLLLSGLAAVLIAALLWWLRTAEHPLTRTAIGLVVGGAVGNLIDRVRYGAVVDFLDAHWGDWHWPAFNVADSAITVGALLLMFDALFSRPQSR